The Gammaproteobacteria bacterium genome segment AGGAGCTCAACGTAGTCGCTACATGTGGGCCATGTATTTTTTTGCTGCACTGGCTACACTGACTAAAGGCTTGATCGGAATAATTTTTCCTTGCATGATTATTTTTACGTGGATTTTGTTGACTGGTCAGTGGCGAGAAATTAAAACATACTGCATTCCTCGTGGTTTTCTATTATTAGCCATCATTACGGCACCGTGGCATATTCTTGTTCAACTTAAAAATCCTGAGTTTTTTAACTATTATTTTATCGATCAACAATTTTTGCGCTATTTCACCGATGCTCAAAAACGTTCTCAATCATTTTGGTTTCTTCCCGCTGTGCTACTGGGTGGAATGTTTCCCTGGACAGGATTAATTATTCCGGCAATCTCGCACGCATTTCGTGAAGTATCTAAAACTTCCTTATTCTTATTTGTTTGGTCAGTTCTCATATTTCTTTTCTTTTGGATTTCAAAATCACAGTTAATACCATACGTTTTACCCATTTATTTTCCATTAAGTATGCTATTAGGACACTATGTTGAATGGAGTTTGGACAATCCAAAACATTGGGGAGTTCGTGTAAGCCTTGCAATCACCGCCTTACTTTCCATACTCACATTAATCATCGGCAGTTTTGCGCTCAATTTTTCTCACCCCAGCCTTTATGTTACGTCTGGATTACTAATATTCAGTATGATCGTTACCCTAATCGCAGCCTGGAAAAGCACCTGGCTCACAACATTAATCACTTTAAGCCTTTCAACGAGCTTGTTTTTCATGTCGTTTAATTTTAGCTACCCGCCTACTGACACACGCTCTATAAAAGATTTAGCGGTTGTCCTTAAACCCTTATTGAATAAAAATGACACCGTATACTCCTATCACAATCATTTCCAGGATTTACCGGTCTATTTGGGCCGTCGAGTAATCATGGTAGATTTCTACGGTGAGATTTGGTTTGGGCTTGAACACACGGATCTGACAGGAATCTGGATGAATGACAAAGAATTTTGGTCAAGCTGGTCAAAGCCGGAGCGACAGTTTATGATAATGAGCTTGGATGAGTATCATAGCGTGGTGAAAAATCATCCTGAACAATTGCACGAAATATCTCACAACGAAAATAATGTTCTAGTGAGCAATATTCAGCCGGGTAAAAACTCTCACTCAACAAATTCACTAACGAGGAGTTGATAAGTTGAAGTTAACTGTATTTTCTCTGATTTTGATCGGCGTATTACTCAATGCAGCCGCGCAATTACTTCTTAAAGCAGGAATGACACGAATTGGAGAATTTGAATTTCAGTTAAGTAATGCCATACCGATTGGATTACAAGTCGCCAGTAATATTCCTATTTTGCTAGGACTCGCTGCTTATGTTATCAGTGTATTAGTTTGGATGATGGTACTTTCACGCGTTGATGTGAGTCTCGCTTACCCGATGGTAAGCCTTGGTTATATTATCAATGCAATTGCGGCTTATTTATTATTCAACGAACCACTCTCTGCGTTACGCATTGGCGGAATTTTCGTTATTTTGATGGGCGTATTCATGGTCGCGAGGAGTTAACAATGAGTGACAGTTTTTTACCGTTTGCAAAACCGGCTATTGATCAAGAAACAATTGATGAAGTTGTCGCTTGTTTAAAATCAGGTTGGATTACCACAGGCCCACGAACACAACAATTCGAACAAGATCTGGCGACTTATTTAAACGCACCACACGCGCTCTGCCTTAATTCCGGCACCGCAGGATTACACCTTGCATTATTGTGTTTAAATTTACAGCCAGGTGATGAAGTGATCACAACGCCCTTCACTTTCGTTGCAACATTAAACACCATCGTGCATGCAGGTGGAAAACCAGTGCTCGTTGACATAGATCCACGCACCTATAATATTGATATTACAAAAATTGAAAATGCAATCACTCCTCGCACTCGTGGAATCGTTCCGGTTCATTTTACGGGATTACCTGTTGATTGTGATGCGCTTTATGCCATTGCCGAAAAACATCAACTGACTGTGATTGAAGATTGTGCGCATGCAATCGGAGCGCATTATAAAGGAAAGGCACTGGGAAGTTTTGGTCATCTACAAGTATTTAGTTTTCATCCTAATAAAAATATGACAACAGGCGAAGGCGGTCTTGTCACGTGTAGCAATTCAGAATGGGCAGAACGCATCAGTTGCTTACGATTTCATGGAATTAGTAAGCCCGCATTCGATCGCTTCACCAAAAAAGGGACTCAACATTATGAAGTGATTGCACCAGGATTTAAATATAACATGATGGATTTACAGGCCGCACTCGGATTGCACCAACTCAAATCACTGGAACATTTCATTGAAAGAAGAACGACTCTTGCAAAGAGATATATAAAAGCTTTTTCAAATTGGCCACAATGGCAATTACAACAATCTCCTCACTACGATCATCGTCATGCCTGGCATTTATTTGCACCTCTCATTAATCCTGAGGCAGCAGGCATGGACCGTGATACTTTTATGCAACACATGAAAGATGAAAACATCGGAACTGGATTGCACTATGCTGCAATACACTTGCATCCGTATTACAAAAATACATTTGGATTTAAAGAAGGAGATTTTCCTTTTGCTGAAGATGTCGCTAATCGTATTGTCAGTTTACCGTTATTTCCAACGATGACTGACGAAGAGCAAAACCGTGTAATTCACACAATCGCTAAAATCCTCGATTACTCAAACCTTACAACTCTGGA includes the following:
- a CDS encoding EamA family transporter — its product is MTRIGEFEFQLSNAIPIGLQVASNIPILLGLAAYVISVLVWMMVLSRVDVSLAYPMVSLGYIINAIAAYLLFNEPLSALRIGGIFVILMGVFMVARS
- a CDS encoding glycosyltransferase family 39 protein: MLSKATPLHQPDSLGLSITTSRKTWWQDILVLTLAFAVLFGAFLGTRPLTVPDEGRYAEIPREMVSTGDYTTPRINGVKYFEKPPFFYWMQAASYHAFGINEWSIRIPNALMGLLGVLLVYCTARKLYSRRTGLLSAMLLGTFGLYSTMAHMVTLDMSLSVFLTATFCCFILGNQHPAGAQRSRYMWAMYFFAALATLTKGLIGIIFPCMIIFTWILLTGQWREIKTYCIPRGFLLLAIITAPWHILVQLKNPEFFNYYFIDQQFLRYFTDAQKRSQSFWFLPAVLLGGMFPWTGLIIPAISHAFREVSKTSLFLFVWSVLIFLFFWISKSQLIPYVLPIYFPLSMLLGHYVEWSLDNPKHWGVRVSLAITALLSILTLIIGSFALNFSHPSLYVTSGLLIFSMIVTLIAAWKSTWLTTLITLSLSTSLFFMSFNFSYPPTDTRSIKDLAVVLKPLLNKNDTVYSYHNHFQDLPVYLGRRVIMVDFYGEIWFGLEHTDLTGIWMNDKEFWSSWSKPERQFMIMSLDEYHSVVKNHPEQLHEISHNENNVLVSNIQPGKNSHSTNSLTRS
- a CDS encoding DegT/DnrJ/EryC1/StrS aminotransferase family protein; the encoded protein is MSDSFLPFAKPAIDQETIDEVVACLKSGWITTGPRTQQFEQDLATYLNAPHALCLNSGTAGLHLALLCLNLQPGDEVITTPFTFVATLNTIVHAGGKPVLVDIDPRTYNIDITKIENAITPRTRGIVPVHFTGLPVDCDALYAIAEKHQLTVIEDCAHAIGAHYKGKALGSFGHLQVFSFHPNKNMTTGEGGLVTCSNSEWAERISCLRFHGISKPAFDRFTKKGTQHYEVIAPGFKYNMMDLQAALGLHQLKSLEHFIERRTTLAKRYIKAFSNWPQWQLQQSPHYDHRHAWHLFAPLINPEAAGMDRDTFMQHMKDENIGTGLHYAAIHLHPYYKNTFGFKEGDFPFAEDVANRIVSLPLFPTMTDEEQNRVIHTIAKILDYSNLTTLETI